The sequence ATGTTTGATAAGAATGTGGCTTCTCAACGGTGAGTTCTAATCTGGAATTTCGATTCATCACTACGTCCAAACCTTTTCCTACATGTTTGGCAAGaatatggcttctcaccagtgtgaattCTCATATGGACTTTCAAATTATCACTTTTCAGAAAAGATTTCTGACATACTTTACAAGACTATGATTTCTCACCTGTGTGAATTTGAATATGGATTCTCAATCTATCATAACATCAAAACCTTTACCCACAAGTTTGGCAGGaatatggcttctcaccagGGTGAATTTTCATATGAACCTTCAAATCAGAAATCCTTACACAACCTGACATATTTAGCACGAAAACggcttctcaccagtgtgaattCTCATGTGGAGTTTCAATTTACTACTACTTACAAAACATTTACCACATTTTAGGCAACaatatggcttctcaccagtgtgaattCTCATGTGGACTTTCAATGTACTACTACTTACTAAACATTTACCACATGTTTGGCAACAATGtggcttctcaccagtgtgaattCTCAAGTGGGCTTTCAATTGATCACTACGTCCAAACCTTTTCCCACATATTTGGCAAGaatatggcttctcaccagtgtgaattCTCACATGAACTTTCAAATCACCACTTTTCACAAACCTTTTCTGACATATTTTGCAAAAATACGGTCTTacatcagtgtgttttctcagaTGAATCGTCAAATTATACTTATCCACAAAAGTTTTTCCACAAGTGTcacattttaaatactttttaccTGTGTAAGTATTAGAGTTAATCTTTGACATGGGAGAGTTGTCCAGACTGGTACTGTGacttttgttttcatgaaaaCTCTTCTGTGGGTTTGgttcttcatttcctgttgatTCTGAATCcatatgttttcttctgttcagATGTTGGCTCTCAGCTACAGGAGAGttgtgagagaggagctggtgctCACCCTCTGGTTCTCTGTGGTCACTTTCCTCAACATGAGGAGTCAACATACAGATTTTTGTCTCCTGCTTCAGTAcaagctgctctccctcctgactggtgcacatttcctcctcttcctctttaatctgtggaggttcttgatcctcttggtccagactggAGTTCCTCTCCTGGTCAGtgagaacctcctcctccttaaaGACATAATGCTGTGGGAGCTCTGGaagaacaaagagacacaagacagaagTTAAAACTGTGATATTAAAATAAAGTCAATTTAgtttttgattaaaaattgactGTGAATGATAAGGAACAATGCTAACGCCTCCTCCAGCTTTATTTAATATGTCACTTAATCATTTCTGTTTTTGAAATCAACTTTTAATTTTATAAATACCATTTTATTTATGAGAGCAACAAAGTAAAGTAACACACAGTGTTTTCTTCCTCCAGactacaaacacagagaaacaagtcCAATGTCAGCCACACTCTGGTTGTACTGACCGATCCTGTGCAGCTTTATTTCAGGTTTCAAAACGGTCTCCAGCAGTCTGCGCTGACGATCCACCTCTTCTTCGTACTGGACGATGGTTTTTCCAAAGACcgtgaatatctcctcagcagcagctgttaGTCGCTCGCTGATAAACTCTCTCAAATACTGAACCGAAGACATCACTGCTCCGTCCACTACTTTAATATTTACCCGAGACACGACCACACTAGCGTCTTCCAGCTAACTGCTAACATGCACCTAGCTAATGCAACTAGTGTGTTTACTTCCGGTGCGTGTCACACTGTGAAGGTCCGACAGAGACAGGGTCAACTTGTCATCTTCATAGTTCAAATGGTTATAGCGCCCCCTCCGACAGATGTGGGAACCTGCCTCTGTACATTCACACCAATGTTGGATTACAATAAATTTCTATTAGTTGTAATACAGAGATAAATCATCGCGACAGTATTCAGCACTCATGCAATtatagggaaatttaacctcggcttttaacccatctggtgcaggacacacagagcagtgagcagccatgtacggcgcacggggagcaggtgttggggagtaaggtgccttgctcaggggcaatagacagggtagggagaatcctcttggatttttggacagatcaatccagggttcatgtttttgctgtttctctgtggagtcgaaccagagaccttttctgcccatagtccaagtttctgccactagtccaccgcctctctcgTCATACTGTACATGTCTATTCATGTCGGTATCACAGactgcaaataaagatggatgacagt comes from Pleuronectes platessa chromosome 17, fPlePla1.1, whole genome shotgun sequence and encodes:
- the LOC128460323 gene encoding uncharacterized protein LOC128460323 isoform X2, whose product is MSSVQYLREFISERLTAAAEEIFTVFGKTIVQYEEEVDRQRRLLETVLKPEIKLHRIELPQHYVFKEEEVLTDQERNSSLDQEDQEPPQIKEEEEEMCTSQEGEQLVLKQETKICMLTPHVEESDHREPEGEHQLLSHNSPVAESQHLNRRKHMDSESTGNEEPNPQKSFHENKSHSTSLDNSPMSKINSNTYTGAP
- the LOC128460323 gene encoding oocyte zinc finger protein XlCOF20 isoform X1, with amino-acid sequence MSSVQYLREFISERLTAAAEEIFTVFGKTIVQYEEEVDRQRRLLETVLKPEIKLHRIELPQHYVFKEEEVLTDQERNSSLDQEDQEPPQIKEEEEEMCTSQEGEQLVLKQETKICMLTPHVEESDHREPEGEHQLLSHNSPVAESQHLNRRKHMDSESTGNEEPNPQKSFHENKSHSTSLDNSPMSKINSNTYTGKKYLKCDTCGKTFVDKYNLTIHLRKHTDVRPYFCKICQKRFVKSGDLKVHVRIHTGEKPYSCQICGKRFGRSDQLKAHLRIHTGEKPHCCQTCGKCLVSSSTLKVHMRIHTGEKPYCCLKCGKCFVSSSKLKLHMRIHTGEKPFSC